One part of the Vitis riparia cultivar Riparia Gloire de Montpellier isolate 1030 chromosome 15, EGFV_Vit.rip_1.0, whole genome shotgun sequence genome encodes these proteins:
- the LOC117932603 gene encoding B3 domain-containing protein At1g05920-like, producing the protein MKLFGVEMEPKEKEQETKMEPKEKEQETKRTKKRKSARLFGRDLVPERKRSKIKKTRSSSPPLPPAPLPFPLLQAIHDMEGRDQVFVTTKILERSDTDAGQNRFFIPKSEVLWGVLTEEERTQVEGGGGVEAMVVDPRGWKYNLRLKKWVSLNKVVLNSGWRKLVEDNELMAEMDSVELWSFRADSKLCFALNVKRDQRPVINL; encoded by the coding sequence ATGAAACTGTTTGGAGTGGAGATGGAGCCAaaggaaaaagaacaagaaacgAAGATGGAGCCAaaggaaaaagaacaagaaacgAAGCGAACAAAGAAGAGAAAGTCCGCGAGGTTATTTGGACGAGACCTTGTTCCTGAAAGGAAGAGgagcaaaataaagaaaacccgAAGCTCATCACCACCTTTACCTCCAGCCCCGTTACCTTTTCCACTGCTGCAGGCGATTCATGACATGGAGGGGAGGGATCAGGTTTTTGTTACCACAAAGATACTAGAACGGTCAGACACTGATGCGGGTCAGAACCGATTTTTCATTCCAAAGAGTGAAGTGCTATGGGGGGTGCTAACTGAGGAGGAGAGGACGCAGGTGGAAGGAGGAGGGGGCGTTGAAGCAATGGTGGTGGATCCGAGAGGTTGGAAGTACAATTTGAGGTTGAAGAAGTGGGTTAGTTTGAATAAGGTTGTGCTGAATTCTGGGTGGCGAAAGCTTGTGGAAGATAACGAGTTGATGGCAGAGATGGATAGCGTAGAGCTATGGAGTTTTAGGGCAGATTCGAAGCTGTGTTTTGCCTTGAATGTCAAGAGAGACCAACGTCCAGTAATTAAtctttga
- the LOC117932604 gene encoding B3 domain-containing protein At1g05920-like: protein MITLFGVKMQPNQNEEVKIIRLFGVEMAPNKKEEGMKMEPPKEQETKRPERRRSAIKKTRTSSPPLPPAPLPSPLLQTIHDMEGKDQVFITRKILEWSDTDAGQNRFFIPKNEVLWEVLSEEERRQVEGGGGVEVMVVDPKGGKHDMRLKKWVSLNMIVLNSGWRKLVEGNDLKAELDCVELWSFRADSKLCFALNVKRQVQ from the coding sequence ATGATCACACTGTTTGGAGTGAAGATGCAGCCGAATCAAAACGAAGAGGTGAAGATCATCAGACTGTTTGGAGTGGAGATGGCGcccaataaaaaagaagaaggaatgAAGATGGAGCCTCCTAAAGAACAAGAAACCAAGCGACCTGAAAGGAGGAGGAGCGCAATCAAGAAAACCCGAACCTCATCACCGCCTTTACCTCCAGCCCCGTTACCTTCTCCACTGCTGCAGACGATTCATGACATGGAGGGGAAGGATCAGGTTTTTATTACCAGAAAGATACTAGAATGGTCAGACACTGATGCGGGTCAGAACAGATTTTTCATTCCAAAGAATGAGGTGCTATGGGAGGTCTTATCTGAGGAGGAGAGGAGGCAGGTGGAAGGAGGCGGGGGCGTTGAAGTAATGGTGGTGGATCCGAAAGGTGGGAAGCACGATATGAGGTTGAAGAAGTGGGTTAGTTTAAACATGATAGTGCTGAATTCTGGGTGGCGAAAGCTTGTGGAGGGCAACGACCTGAAGGCAGAGCTGGATTGTGTAGAGCTGTGGAGTTTCAGGGCGGACTCGAAGCTGTGTTTTGCCTTGAATGTCAAGAGACAAGTCCAGTAA
- the LOC117932605 gene encoding B3 domain-containing protein At1g05920-like, with protein MRLFGVEMEPKEKEQETKMEPKEKEQETKRTKKRKSARLFGRYLVPERKRSKIKKTRSSSPPLPPVPLPFPLLQAIHDMEGRDQVFVTTKILERSDTDAGQNRFFIPKSEVLWGVLTEEERTQVEGGGGVETMVVDPRGWKYNLRLKKWVSLNKVVLNSGWRKLVEDNELMAEMDSVELWSFRADSKLCFALNVKRDQRPVINL; from the coding sequence ATGAGACTGTTTGGAGTGGAGATGGAGCCAaaggaaaaagaacaagaaacgAAGATGGAGCCAAAGGAAAAGGAACAAGAAACGAAGCGAACAAAGAAGAGAAAGTCCGCGAGGTTATTTGGACGATACCTTGTTCCTGAAAGGAAGAGgagcaaaataaagaaaacccgAAGCTCATCACCACCTTTACCTCCAGTCCCGTTACCTTTTCCACTGCTGCAGGCGATTCATGACATGGAGGGGAGGGATCAGGTTTTTGTTACCACAAAGATACTAGAACGGTCAGACACTGATGCGGGTCAGAACCGATTTTTCATTCCAAAGAGTGAAGTGCTATGGGGGGTGCTAACTGAGGAGGAGAGGACGCAGGTGGAAGGAGGAGGGGGCGTTGAAACAATGGTGGTGGATCCGAGAGGTTGGAAGTACAATTTGAGGTTGAAGAAGTGGGTTAGTTTGAATAAGGTTGTGCTGAATTCTGGCTGGCGAAAGCTTGTGGAAGATAACGAGTTGATGGCAGAGATGGATAGCGTAGAGCTATGGAGTTTTAGGGCGGATTCGAAGCTGTGTTTTGCCTTGAATGTCAAGAGAGACCAACGTCCAGTAATTAAtctttga
- the LOC117932606 gene encoding B3 domain-containing protein At1g05920-like, which yields MRLFGVEMEPKEKEQETKRTKKRKSARLFGRDLVPERKRSKIKKTRSSSPPLPPASLPFPLLQAIHDMEGRDQVFVTTKILERSDTDAVQNRFFIPKSEVLWGVLTAEERRQVEGGGGVEAMVVDPRGWKYNMRLKKWVSLNKVVLNSGWRKLVEDNELMAEMDSVELWSFRADSKLCFALNVKRDQRPVINL from the coding sequence ATGAGACTGTTTGGAGTGGAGATGGAGCCAaaggaaaaagaacaagaaacaaAGCGAACAAAGAAGAGAAAGTCCGCGAGGTTATTTGGACGAGACCTTGTTCCTGAAAGGAAGAGgagcaaaataaagaaaacccgAAGCTCATCACCACCTTTACCTCCAGCCTCGTTACCTTTTCCACTGCTGCAGGCGATTCACGACATGGAGGGGAGGGATCAGGTTTTTGTTACCACAAAGATACTAGAACGGTCAGACACTGATGCGGTTCAGAACCGATTTTTCATTCCAAAGAGTGAAGTGCTATGGGGGGTGCTAACTGCAGAGGAGAGGAGGCAGGTGGAAGGAGGAGGGGGCGTTGAAGCAATGGTGGTGGATCCGAGAGGTTGGAAGTACAATATGAGGTTGAAGAAGTGGGTTAGTTTGAATAAGGTTGTGCTGAATTCTGGGTGGCGAAAGCTTGTGGAAGATAACGAGTTGATGGCAGAGATGGATAGCGTAGAGCTATGGAGTTTTAGGGCGGATTCGAAGCTGTGTTTTGCCTTGAATGTCAAGAGAGACCAACGCCCAGTAATTAAtctttga
- the LOC117932607 gene encoding B3 domain-containing protein At1g05920-like — protein sequence MAPNEKPKETKRGKKRRSTMIFGRDLVPERRRSAIKKTRTSSPPLPPAPFPFPLLQMIHSMEGRDQVFVTRKILERSDVDAGQNRFFVPKSEVLWGVLSEEEKREVEGGGGVEVMVVDPRGGKYTMRLKKWVSLNKVVLNSGWRKLVEDNGLKAEVDCVELWSFRADSKLCFALNVKRDGSPVINL from the coding sequence ATGGCGCCGaatgaaaaaccaaaagaaaccaAGAGAGGAAAGAAGAGAAGGTCCACCATGATATTTGGAAGAGATTTGGTTCCTGAAAGGAGGAGGAGCGCAATTAAGAAAACCCGAACCTCATCACCGCCTTTACCTCCAGCCCCGTTTCCTTTTCCACTGCTGCAGATGATTCATAGCATGGAGGGGAGGGATCAGGTTTTTGTTACGAGGAAAATATTGGAGCGGTCTGACGTTGACGCGGGTCAGAATCGATTTTTTGTCCCAAAGAGTGAGGTGCTATGGGGGGTCCTATCAGAGGAGGAGAAGAGGGAGGTGGAAGGAGGAGGGGGCGTTGAAGTAATGGTGGTAGATCCGAGGGGTGGGAAGTACACTATGAGGTTGAAGAAGTGGGTTAGTTTGAATAAAGTAGTCCTGAATTCTGGGTGGCGAAAGCTTGTGGAAGATAACGGGCTGAAGGCAGAGGTGGATTGTGTAGAGCTATGGAGTTTTAGGGCGGATTCGAAGCTGTGTTTTGCCTTGAATGTCAAGAGAGATGGAAGTCCAGTAATTAATCTTTAA